The stretch of DNA CTTCATGTCCACCAGCCTGGGCACCGTGAAGAAAACGCCGCTGAAAGACTTCAGCAATCCACGCAAGGCCGGCATCATCGCGGTCGACCTGGACGAGGGTGATTTCCTGATCGGCGCCGCGCTGACCGATGGCGAGCACGATGTGATGCTGTTCTCCGACGCCGGCAAGGCCGTACGCTTCGACGAGAACGACGTGCGTCCGATGGGCCGTAACGCCCGCGGCGTGCGTGGCATGAACCTCGACGAAGGCCAGCGCGTGATTGCGCTGCTGGTAGCCGAGAACGAGCAGCAGTCGGTGCTGACCGCCACCGAGAACGGCTTCGGCAAGCGTACCCCGATCACCGAGTACACCCGTCATGGCCGCGGCACCAAGGGCATGATCGCGATTCAGACCTCCGAACGGAATGGTCGCGTGGTGGCGGCAACGCTGGTGGAACCGACCGATGAGATCATGCTGATCACCACCGGCGGCGTCCTGATCCGCACCCGCGTATCGGAGATCCGCGAGATGGGCCGCGCGACCCAGGGTGTGACCCTGATCGCGGTGGAAGACGGCACCAAGCTGTCCGGCCTGCAGCGCGTGGTCGAGACGGACATCGACGAAGTCGAGCTGGAACCAGGCCCGGATTCAGCGACGGAGTAAAACTCACTCTGTGAGTAGCCAGCGGGGCCACGACTATTGCGCGACAATAGAACTGGCCCCGTTTTATTAATACCGTCATTCCCGCGCAGGCGGGAATCCATACGCAGCATGGGTCCCCGCCTGCGCGGGAACGACGGGCTGCAAAAGGAATGCAACGTGACTCACATCTATAACTTTTCCGCCGGCCCAGCCGTACTGCCGAAGGAAGTGCTGACGCAAGCAGCCGCCGAAATGCTGGACTGGCACGGCAGCGGCATGTCGGTGATGGAGATGAGCCACCGCGGACCGGAGTTTATGTCGATTTACAAGGCGGCCGAGCGCGATCTGCGCGAGCTGCTGGCAGTACCGGACAATTACAAGATCTTGTTCATGCAGGGCGGCGGACTGTCGCAGAACGCCCTGATCCCGTTGAACCTGCTGGGCCACAAGCCCGCCGGCGCAACCATCGATTTCATTCACACCGGTTCGTGGTCGGGCAAGTCCATCAAGGAAGCCGGCAAGTACGCCAACGTGAACATCGCCGCGTCGTCGATGACGTCGGTGCCGCCGCAGAGCAAGTGGCAGCTGACGCCCGGCGCGGCTTATCTGCATATGTGCACCAACGAGACCATCGACGGCGTCGAGTACGACTTTGACGGCGGCGTGCCGGATGCGGCCGACCCGCGCCTGGCCGGCGTGCCGCTGGTGGCCGACATGTCGTCGCATATTTTGTCGCGCGAGATCGACGTCGCCAAGTACGGTGTGATCTTCGCCGGCGCGCAGAAAAACATCGGCCCGGCCGGCGTCACCATCGTCATCATCCGCGATGACCTGCTGGGCCACGCGCTGCCGGCTTGTCCGTCGGCGTTCGACTTCAAGCTGGTGGCCGACAACGAATCGATGTACAACACGC from Duganella dendranthematis encodes:
- the serC gene encoding 3-phosphoserine/phosphohydroxythreonine transaminase, producing the protein MTHIYNFSAGPAVLPKEVLTQAAAEMLDWHGSGMSVMEMSHRGPEFMSIYKAAERDLRELLAVPDNYKILFMQGGGLSQNALIPLNLLGHKPAGATIDFIHTGSWSGKSIKEAGKYANVNIAASSMTSVPPQSKWQLTPGAAYLHMCTNETIDGVEYDFDGGVPDAADPRLAGVPLVADMSSHILSREIDVAKYGVIFAGAQKNIGPAGVTIVIIRDDLLGHALPACPSAFDFKLVADNESMYNTPPTYGIYIAGLVFQWLKAQGGVAEMERRAKAKAELLYAALDVDDFYQNRVALPNRSRMNVPFYLKDESQNEAFLAGAKARGLLQLKGHKSVGGMRASIYNAMPIEGVQALVDYLNEFAGR